DNA from Alnus glutinosa chromosome 2, dhAlnGlut1.1, whole genome shotgun sequence:
AGGCTAAATCTATGCTAACATCAATGCTGAATTATCTCTTAATTGACAACTCATGCCAACACATGCGTCTATAAGCAAAGGTACCAAAGGGACAGGTAAAAGTTGTTTTCTCTTGATCCTTGGGATCAACGGCCACTTGGTTATATCCCGAATAACCATCCAGGAAACAATAATAACTTTGGCCTGCAAGACGTTCTAGGATCTTATCAATAAATGGCAAtggaaaatgatccttcctaGTTGTAGAGTTGAGTCTCCTATAATCGATACACACACGCCATCCAGTGGTCGTGCGTTGAGGAATTAGGTCACCAGAAGAACtctcaaccacagtgataccAGACTTTTTAGGTACCACTTGTATGGGAGTCACCCATGTACTATCCAAGATGGGATAAATGATACTCGCATCTAATAATTTCACCACCTCTTTCATGACTACTTCCTTCATATTAGGATTCAATCTCCTCTGTGCCTCCCTGGAGGGCTTAACATTATCCTCAAGATGAATACGATGCATGCATATGGAGGGATCAATTCCTTTCAAGTCTCCCACACTCCAACCAATTGCTTCCTTGTGTTCCTGTAGGTTAGATGCAATAATAACTGGGAGAGTATCATTTATACCTAAGAAAGCATACTTAAGTGTCACAGGAAGCTGCTTAAGCTCAAGCTTTGGTGGGGAGATCAGAGAAGGAATAGGAGGGATGCCTGACGTACAAGGTAACGGCTCCTTTGGTACTTTCCAAGGAGGAAAGTCTATTGCAGCCATATTATCAAGTAATGAATTGACTTCGCCAACATAATGCTCAATATCAAAATCCTCAAAGTCAAAGTGAGATAGACAAGCCTCCAATGGATCTTTAATCAAAAGGTGGGGGAGTGTGTCTTTAACAGTTTCTTCAATCATGTCCAATAAGAAACACTCATTAATATCTAATGGATGCTGAAAAGCATTGAAAATGTTCAACTTTACCTTCATGTTCCCAAAGGTTATCTCCATTTCTCCTGTCCTGCAATTTATGCaagcgttagccgtagctaagaaaggGCGTCCAAGGATGACTGGGATAAACCTTGCGGGGTCTGGGACAGGTTCTGTATCAAGAACAATGAAATCCACTGGGAAGTAGAACCTGTCCACTCTAATGATTACATCTTCAATTATACCACGAGGTTTCTTTACGGATCTGTCTGCAAGTTGTAAGATAACCGTCGTGGGCTTCAACTCTCCGAGTCCTAATTGCTCATAGACCGAGtaaggtaacaaattaacaCCTGCACCTAAATCAAGAAGTGCCTTGTCAATGGTATGGTCTCCAATAATACAAGAAATAGTGGGAGCACCCGGATCCTTAACTTTGGGGGCTACAGCATGTTGTATCAAAGAACTTACTTGCTcggtcaaaataattttttctggaCTACGCTTCCTCATCTTACGCTTTTGAGTACACAAATCTTTTAAAAACTTAGCATAAGGTGGGATCTGTCTGATAGCATCAAGAAATGGTATATTAACTTGTACCTTTTTAAAAACATCCATCATTTCTTGATATCTTTCTCCTTGCTTCACAGCACTAGGAGGCTCCTTGAGACGTTCAGGGAATGGAGCTCTAGGCTCATAAGGTATCTCAGGAGTGGTTTTCAACTTATCTTTTGGATTCTCAAGGGGTATCTTTGGATTTGATCGGGATTCACCTTCTTCAGTGTCTTTCTGCCTGACCTGATTATTGACTGTCCTTCCACTCCTCAAAGTTGTAACCGCTTGGACTTGCTCATGGGTGGTGCTGTTGGAAGCACTCCCATCGACCATGTATTGTCCCTTAGGGTTGGCTATTGGTTGGGAGGGAAGTTTCCCTTCTTTTCTCTGATTAAATGCATTTGCCAGCTGTCCAACTTGACCCTCTAACTTGGCAATCGATTGGGAATGAGAATTCAGCAATTGAGTATTTGCTTCCAAGTTACCAAGTGCAGTTAAAACCTTATCCTCAAAAGCAGAATTTCTTGGAGGAACAACTGACTGATACTGATGGGGTCGATAATTGGGATTATAGGATTGATTAGGAGGCAAAGGGTGTGCCTGATTATGCACTCCTATAGTCGGTCCCTAATGCCCTGGAGCTCGCCAAGAGAAATTTGGATGATTTCTCCATCCCGGGTTATACGAATGAGAATATGGATCATTAACCGGTCTGGAGATGGCTGCATTTACTTGCTCATGAGGAACTTCAGAGAATTGTCCTACAtgaatgtttgtaggtagcatttctgctaaaccttcacgagacttcactcgtccactagggtagcctaggggtttaaaaggcttattgcatgtGCTAAGTGCAATCGTgattcccacgaaagaggatttatagtagttgtttaaatttaatctttaaattgTAATGCTAGcgactagcattatgtaagtttgggggtgtgataagcgttgaatgtttacattcaaagccccttaatttacatatgttaaaccctagtttgtgttgttaaataacgtgttagtatgttttagtgtttcgtctcttttttaggtcttaattgaaaaacaagaaaaaaatcaacaagttaagcctaatgaagaTATGTGAAGTTCAAGTGTTCCtgcctagaagaagaaaatcgatcaagtatattcgattgatcgaaattACATTGAGTGAaacaatcgatcgatcgacattcgatcgatcgaaatctacAAGGCaaaataattcgatcgatcgacttcggatatttcagaaagatcttcagatgtcggcagctttttgtgtggctcaaattcatcctcaagttgtgcggttctaaacagaagttgtcaccatcattttgtACGGCTGAGAGTGAGTGTTAGAGCTAAGTTTGTTGTACcaaatcctctataaatagaggatggacgtgtgggttaaaaatatagttagttttagttgataaattgtAGTTTGAGTTTTTGTGCATCCAAGTGATGcactcttttcttcatgttttccagagagctaTTTTCAAGGTATGTTTGTGCTGTAACTTAGTCTAAACTCGTTTTTATAGTAAAGTGAAGTTGGAGTTTAATTCATTCAAGTGTTCTTACTATTTTCTTTACATTTCCagcacttttttcttcttcttccttttgtttttgtgttattttatgttgaaaacaattctggaatccttagattccagagcccatagcttgttctttaatgttctacttagaatttcttttctttaaagcttgtttttgagtatctttttagttgttaaggtagattcaataattaaagttAGTTGTTTTTACATCTTGTTAGTGTGGGTTGTAGTTTTTATATCCTCTAGAgtaatgggttcttcttcttctataagagaattccataactccatgagtagctaatttagttgtagGGTGTTGATGAACTCTTTCTAAGGGCCATGAGGTAgattgtgttgttcttggatttccatataAGTGTGATGATTACATAACCTAAGGATGGTTGTGTAATGGTGCttatgacataatttatgtgaatttgataaactcatgctagggaacacatatCTCTCCGcactctttttag
Protein-coding regions in this window:
- the LOC133860615 gene encoding uncharacterized protein LOC133860615, with protein sequence MLPTNIHVGQFSEVPHEQAHPLPPNQSYNPNYRPHQYQSVVPPRNSAFEDKVLTALGNLEANTQLLNSHSQSIAKLEGQVGQLANAFNQRKEGKLPSQPIANPKGQYMVDGSASNSTTHEQVQAVTTLRSGRTVNNQVRQKDTEEGESRSNPKIPLENPKDKLKTTPEIPYEPRAPFPERLKEPPSAVKQGERYQEMMDVFKKVQVNIPFLDAIRQIPPYAKFLKDLCTQKRKMRKRSPEKIILTEQVSSLIQHAVAPKVKDPGAPTISCIIGDHTIDKALLDLGAGVNLLPYSVYEQLGLGELKPTTVILQLADRSVKKPRGIIEDVIIRVDRFYFPVDFIVLDTEPVPDPARFIPVILGRPFLATANACINCRTGEMEITFGNMKVKLNIFNAFQHPLDINECFLLDMIEETVKDTLPHLLIKDPLEACLSHFDFEDFDIEHYVGEVNSLLDNMAAIDFPPWKVPKEPLPCTSGIPPIPSLISPPKLELKQLPVTLKYAFLGINDTLPVIIASNLQEHKEAIGWSVGDLKGIDPSICMHRIHLEDNVKPSREAQRRLNPNMKEVVMKEVVKLLDASIIYPILDSTWVTPIQVVPKKSGITVVESSSGDLIPQRTTTGWRVCIDYRRLNSTTRKDHFPLPFIDKILERLAGQSYYCFLDGYSGYNQVAVDPKDQEKTTFTCPFGTFAYRRMCWHELSIKR